In the Pseudomonadota bacterium genome, ATAATATTCTGAAAAGCAATGCCCTTGCCTTAAAGGTCATCAGGGCGCTGAACCTCAAAGACAATAAAGAATTCGGCCCGGTTAAGGAAGAAACAGAGGCAGCGCAGAATAACCTTATTGCAAACTACCTCGGCAAACTGAAGGTTGAACCTATCAGGAGCAGCAGACTTGCAAATGTGAGCTTTGATTCTGCTGATAAAAAGCTTGCTGCAACCATCGCAAATGCCCATGCGAGGCTCTATATAGAAAGCGACCTCGAAAGGAAGTTCTCTGCATCCCAGGATGCAACGGGCTGGCTATCCACACGGATTAAAGAAGTAAAAGAGAGACTGGAGGAATCAGAGACAAAGCTGCAGAGTTACAGAAAAGAACAGGGTGTTATTGCGATAGATATGGATGAAAAGTACAATGTTGACTCTCAGAAACTGAAAGATTTGAATACAGCATTGGGTGCAGCAAAGACCGAGCGTTTTGCAAAAGAAAACCAGTATAATGAGATGAAAAATCTCAGCAGAAATCCCGAGACAATTGAGGCACTGCCTGCTGTTGTGTCAAGCTATCTCATTGGCCAATTAAAGAACGAATATATAAAAATCTCAGGTAGTTATTATGAACTATCTCAGAAGTACGGGCCGGAACACCCGAAAATTATACGGCTTAACTCGGAATTGAATGAGTTGAAGAATAAAATAAGACAGGAAGTTCAGAAGATTGCGCAATCGATAGAAAGTGAATACAGGATGGCTGTTGCACGCGAAAGGTCTTTGCATGGCGCACTGGAAGCACAGAAAAAGGCCGTGCTGGATTTTAATGAAAAGGAAAGCGAATTCAATATTATAAAACGGGATGTTGATGCAAACCGTTCCCTCTATGAGTCTTTGCTCAAGAGGATAAAAGAGACAAATGTGACAGAAGGCATCAGCATATCCAATATTATGGTTATTGACCCTGCAAGGGTGCCGAACAGTCCGGTAAAACCGAAAATCATGCAGAACCTCCTTCTTGCCCTTGTCTCCGGCCTTGCCTTTGGAGTAGGCCTTGCCTTTTTCTTTGAATACCTTGACAATACAATCAAATCCCCTGATGATGTCAAAAAGTACCTTGAGGTGCCGCTCCTCGGCATTCTGGGGAAGTTTGAACCTTCATCACAGGGGGAGGATAAAAAAGAGATCCCTTTACTTGATGCACCGCGCTCATCCATTGCTGAAGCGATAAGGACGGTGAGAACAAATATCCTCTTCAGTTCATCGGATAGCGAAAAAAAGGTTATTCTTGTCACATCGGCATTGCCAAGCGAAGGGAAGACAATTCTGTCTGTGAACCTGGCCGTCGGTTTTGCCCAGCTTGGCAAAAAGGTGCTGTTCATCGACGCAGATATGAGAAAACCAAGATCCCATACTGTTTTTAAGGTGGAGCGCGAGCCCGGCCTCTCCGAGATTCTCGTAGATGCTAAAGAACCGTTTTCAATCATCCGGGATACCCAAGTGGAAAATTTAAAACTGATTACCTGCGGGACGATTCCCCCCAACCCGTCAGAACTCCTCATTTCCAGTCATATGGATATATTTATTGAAAAAATGAAGGAGCAATTCGATATCGTGATTTTTGACTCGCCGCCCATTACATCTGTTACCGATGCAGTCGAGATCGGGTCCTATGTGGATGGCGTTGTCCTGATTATAAAAACGGGTGTAACGCCACGACCTGCTGCCCAGTCGGCGATTCATCAGCTTTCAGAGGTGAACGCAAACATCTTTGGCGTTGTCCTCAATGATGTT is a window encoding:
- a CDS encoding polysaccharide biosynthesis tyrosine autokinase, whose product is MPKMFQIEEPHLMDYVHVIFKRRWVVATVFLVIFFSVAIRSFTVTPVYRATAQILIDKENPNVTNIKEILDIKSSDIDYYQTQYNILKSNALALKVIRALNLKDNKEFGPVKEETEAAQNNLIANYLGKLKVEPIRSSRLANVSFDSADKKLAATIANAHARLYIESDLERKFSASQDATGWLSTRIKEVKERLEESETKLQSYRKEQGVIAIDMDEKYNVDSQKLKDLNTALGAAKTERFAKENQYNEMKNLSRNPETIEALPAVVSSYLIGQLKNEYIKISGSYYELSQKYGPEHPKIIRLNSELNELKNKIRQEVQKIAQSIESEYRMAVARERSLHGALEAQKKAVLDFNEKESEFNIIKRDVDANRSLYESLLKRIKETNVTEGISISNIMVIDPARVPNSPVKPKIMQNLLLALVSGLAFGVGLAFFFEYLDNTIKSPDDVKKYLEVPLLGILGKFEPSSQGEDKKEIPLLDAPRSSIAEAIRTVRTNILFSSSDSEKKVILVTSALPSEGKTILSVNLAVGFAQLGKKVLFIDADMRKPRSHTVFKVEREPGLSEILVDAKEPFSIIRDTQVENLKLITCGTIPPNPSELLISSHMDIFIEKMKEQFDIVIFDSPPITSVTDAVEIGSYVDGVVLIIKTGVTPRPAAQSAIHQLSEVNANIFGVVLNDVDFQKENYYYPYYKYYSRYYSRYYYHYGNYYGEDGQKKKTRMRGDGNKHPVKNMMDLKNIISTVFKRKPEHRDKKET